From Punica granatum isolate Tunisia-2019 chromosome 1, ASM765513v2, whole genome shotgun sequence:
CTTCGGGTGGACACTTGGGCAGGAATCATTCACGACAGACCCACAAAGGGCAGGGTTGCCTGAGACAGAAGAGTGCGGGATCGTGTTGAAGAAGCCGCCCACAGGCAGCTCACCCTCGAGGTTGTTGTGAGAGATGTTAAAATAGAGAAGGTGGGACAGGTTCGTAAGCTCCTTCGGTAGGCTTCCTGAGAGGTGGTTTGAGGATAGGTCCACATACTCGAGATTAGAAAGCTTTGAGAGGGCCAAAGGAACGGGGCCTGTGAGGTTGTTATCTGATAGGATCCTGCAGAATTTATCACgacaaaatatcaaaatccGTCTTGTTTGAAGAGACGAGACCATGTGAGATATTACAAACATCGAACTCATTGTTCACAGACTACATCTAGTTTGAAAAGAGTGTGTTAAATCCTCTGAAGTTTCTGCTCCCTGTAATAGCATCATGGTATAGCATTGCATTAAATTCTATCCGGTTTAAGAAATATCACACATTCCTGTTTTATTGCAGAAATTCGATTTCATATTGAAAGTCTCTAAAGCAGCAATCTATAGCATATGATAGCATGGCAAAAGCAAGGATAATGCATTGGACTTACAGAGATGTCAGGGAAGAGCACTTCTCAATCTCGGTCGGGATCTTCCCGCTAAGGAAGTTCTTCTCCAGTCTCAGCTCCTCAAGCGAAACCGCCCCACCGATCTCATGAGGAATGGTCCCATTCAGCTTATTCTTGCTTAGATCAAGAAACCGAGTTCGATTCAATGCCCTGATGCTCGTGGGGATAGAACCGAAAATAGAGTTTGCCGACACGTTCAAGAGCCGCAGGTTGCTTAAAGTCCCAATACTGGCAGGAAATTCTCCTGAAAACGCATTAGAAGAAACATCCAAAACCTCGAGATTTCCATAAGAGTCAGCTGCTACAGCTGAATCAGGCCTGAAAACCCGGATGGGGAAATCGCCCGTCAACATATTCTGGCTAACATCCAAGACCGAGATGTCAATGCAATTCGCAATTGATCCAGGCAAGATTCCCGTGAAGTGGTTCATGGAAAGGTTCAGTTCCTTCAGCTGCTGAAGATTTCCAACCGATTCGGGGATCCTCCCAAAGAACGTATTCCCCGAAAGATCCAAACTCTCAAGGCTTGTCAAGCCTCCGATCCAAGTGGGAACCTCCCCTGTGAGCAAATTCCTGCCCAAGCGAATAGAAGTGCACGAAACGAGCCTCCTCATTGACTCAGGAAGAGTTCCCGAGAGGAAATTACCACTCAAATCGAGGGACTTTAAAACGTAACAACCACCTACATCCTTAGGAATCCACCCTGTGAATCGGTTTCCTCGTAAGTTCACAGTCCTTGCATCGTAAAGATTCTGAATCCCTTCGGGGATCGTTCCTTCCAGCCAATTGTCTGAGAGATCGATCGACTGAAGCCCTCTCGTATACCATATCCCCAACGGCAGTTCCCCTGAGAGCTGATTCGAGGAGAAGTTAACCGCAACCAGAGTCTGGCAAGAACTCAGCGAGTCTGGAATCCTCCCCGTAAGGCTATTCCTGGCGAAGGAGACCGACCTTAGAGAACCACATTGCCGGAACATTTCCCCTGGGATCGATCCAGTGAGGTTATTCCCGCTCAGGTCGATGACCTGCAAGGTCCCGAGGCGAGTAAGACCGGGGAGAATGGTCCCGTTGAGGCGGTTGTTGGACAGAGATAGGACCTGGAGGGACTGCACCCTTAAGAGGCCGCGGCCTATGTGGCCGGAGAGGGAGAGCCCGTCCAGGGCGAGCTCGATGACTCGGTGGGACAGGGGGTCACATTTCACGCCATCCCAGCTGCAAGGGCTCTCGGCGTCCTCGTTCCAAGACGCGAGCTTCGACTCAGGGTCGACAAGCCCGGCCTTGAAGACTATCAAGCCCAGAACGTCGTCGTTGAAGACTGGGTCTACGGAATGTGCTAGGAATGGAGCAAAGACGACGATGAGGAAGAGAGCTTTGAGAATCATGTTTCTAGTTAAAAACGGCGGGACTCCATTGGAGAGCTTAAGATCAAAGTTCTAAGCTTacagaagatgaagaagagcaACGCCAGACAATGtgatatggaaaaaaaaaaggtgataaGAAGACGGCAAAGCAACCACCTTTCAATTCAAGACGGCAACTTTCCTATTCGGTACAGTGCATAGCTCAACCGAAGGGAAGGTGAAACACAGCTTGCTAAAACTTAACTCGCAGTCACAGAAAaattagaagaagaagaagcagtcGTCAATTGTTGATCTCGGACCAAGACCAAAGAGAAAAGAGCTGCCCAGCTCAGAGCAGGAGCAAAGAGGAAAGACCCAGAAATGAATTTTCAAGTGGGTTTGACGAGAAATGGTTGCCGATAAGGGCGGGAgcacacagagagagagagagagaggacgagTACAGTATTATTTGAAACCCagtcttctccttcctcttctcctcctcctcctccaccagCGACAGAATATGCATTaaagaagagagagggggaCAGAGAGTTTGGTGGGTGCTATAGTGTTTGATTTTACCTGAGCAGGAAAAGATTATTTAAGGCAGACTGGTTCCTCTGCGTGTGCttatagagagagaaactatAGAGAGAGGAGTAATAATGATGAGGGGAGAGAGGAGGTGATAAAGAAAGCAGAAGAGTAAAGCAGAGAGCATTTAAAGCTCATTTAACGGCTAcacagacagagagagagagacggagagagagagaaacaaggtggaagaagaagaagaacaagatgAAGAAGGAGAGAAGACGGGAAATTCcattccttctctctctctctctctcgttttttttttttccctcatctAATTTATTGAGATTTTATTTGATGCATACGGGAGTACTGAACTCGGTCAAAGTAGAATCCGATGTGTCGCTTTTACCCGTATATATGGCGCGAACAACTAAGCATACGTGGGCCCAGCACCTAATGACTGTGGCCCCCGCGACACAAATGGGCCTACATGCACGCGATGTAGCTCGAGATTTTTACTCCTTTGTTTTTCTTCCCTGTCATGCTTCAATTTGCTGAAATTTTTTCTTCGTCTCCGAAAGTATAATTTTTGACAATTCATCTTCttttatgaatatttttgACAATTCATCACCAATATAACTTTAGCTTccattcacccaaaaaaagaaaaaagactcTAGCTCCCAATTTTCTATCattttcaggaaaaaaaaaggtataatCAGTCGAACCACATTACATCTTTACTCTATTAGCTGAGATTGATCATTACAAAAGCATTGACTCGAATAGACCGACAAAAACCTGAGAAGACGGACGCCCCTCCTATCTTACCAATATGTTACAAGATTCAGTAAGTGCTCTCTCAATTTTATACTTGGCATCCATTTGACTATGATCACAGTATATTTTCAATGCAACCGTCGAACCAAAATAATTGGTCCTGCGTGATTGTTAATTATGTCGTTGGtcaaagaaatattaaagGTTGTTAACATTAATATACTTATTTAGTTGAAGAAATTGTTGAGATACGTtatcccacatgaaaaaatttaaaaagaaatcacAAACTTATATGAGGTTTAGGTCTAGAAACCTATAAGcttaagtttttgggttgcagatgggtTCAAATCTGTGTAGGTTCAAGTGGGTATTTTAGATGATATTagagcgggttatgcttccACGCACTcgtgtgggctcacaccacTCTATATTCAATTTCGAGGTAGCCAAGAATGCACCTCATGTTAATCGGGTCCAAGAGTGGCCTGATCCAGTTCCGAAGTAGTTaaaggtgcacctctagttaagtccgagtgtggagctcgaggttAGTTTGATATTTGTCCCCCTTTGTacgagcacggaagatgatGCCTGGCTCGTGATCAGTTATTAAGAGCGGATGTTTAAGAACACGTGGCATGTGTTAGACCACACATTGACACGTGAGAGCGAGTGTTGAGATACGTTAttccacatggaaaaattgataaagaaatcacaagcttatatgagacttggatCCAATAACCTATAAGTTTAAGATTTTGAGTTATAGATGGGCTCAAATCTGTGTAAGCCAAGTGGATATTTTACTTATGGTATAATAAGGAATATTATAATAGGAATTGTAAATAGgacaaaaacaaagaaatttgGGAAGAAAAAATGCAGCATGGTACTGTAGGGATATGAGCGATAAAACGACAGGGGACTCCCGCGTCTTCATAGTTCTCAACAACGTGGGAAACGGTCTCCGAGATTTTCTCTTTCGTTAAAACAAAGCTGCAAGTGATTGTCGTTTCCATGGATTCCAAAACACTACTGAGATCACACCGTCAGAATGAAAACAGAAGGAACAAAAAAAGGAGGCAGTTTATTAATCGTCACTCACCCCTGACCATATGATATGTGTACAACAAAAACAACAACTCGAGAAAAGTCGAGCTTGCGCATTTTGCGCTAAATCCTCGAATTTTAGTACTTTCTGAGGACTCGAAGGTCACGgtcttttttttccgattactCGATTTCAACGTGTGAATCAAGCATGtaataatgaataaaaaaggATAATAAGTCTAGATATGTCGGCGGGGCTCGTATTCGCTACCCGAAGATTGAGAATGAACTCCTAcgtaattaaaattaaagctCAGACTTTGAGTAAGAGCCAAAGGAGTCCTTTTCATCCGGTCAACCAAAAgagtcctttttctttttcttttgttttttttgttttttttttcccttcctcTGGAAAACAGAAATAGAAAAGGAATTCTCAGTTTTCTAACATTTTTTGGATTTTCTGTTTCCAAGTTCCTCCGTAACTGGCGGGTTGACCGACTCTACCATAGGATTAAGATCTCATGGGGTTACGTACGTAGGGAACCCACACCAACGTTGTTCATGAGGAGATTTTTATCGTAAACGCAAAGCAACAATTAAACCTATATGTTGCACTTTAATCAAGTAGAGAGGAAGACTGTCCGCATGATTACACCCGGAAAATGATTTCGCGTTGTGCGATCTTTGTCCGAGTATAACCACGATCCTCGTAAATTATGAGACAACTGCACAATGAACACGAGTGACCGCACAAATGATGCTGTCCGTATTCGTATGATGGCGTCATAAAGCAG
This genomic window contains:
- the LOC116192208 gene encoding leucine-rich repeat receptor-like protein kinase PXC2 — translated: MILKALFLIVVFAPFLAHSVDPVFNDDVLGLIVFKAGLVDPESKLASWNEDAESPCSWDGVKCDPLSHRVIELALDGLSLSGHIGRGLLRVQSLQVLSLSNNRLNGTILPGLTRLGTLQVIDLSGNNLTGSIPGEMFRQCGSLRSVSFARNSLTGRIPDSLSSCQTLVAVNFSSNQLSGELPLGIWYTRGLQSIDLSDNWLEGTIPEGIQNLYDARTVNLRGNRFTGWIPKDVGGCYVLKSLDLSGNFLSGTLPESMRRLVSCTSIRLGRNLLTGEVPTWIGGLTSLESLDLSGNTFFGRIPESVGNLQQLKELNLSMNHFTGILPGSIANCIDISVLDVSQNMLTGDFPIRVFRPDSAVAADSYGNLEVLDVSSNAFSGEFPASIGTLSNLRLLNVSANSIFGSIPTSIRALNRTRFLDLSKNKLNGTIPHEIGGAVSLEELRLEKNFLSGKIPTEIEKCSSLTSLILSDNNLTGPVPLALSKLSNLEYVDLSSNHLSGSLPKELTNLSHLLYFNISHNNLEGELPVGGFFNTIPHSSVSGNPALCGSVVNDSCPSVHPKPIVLNPNSSSDSGGGSSSSPNRHHKGIILSISALIAIGAAASIAIGVVAVTVLNIHVRSSMSRAAPPLTFSGGGGEEFSCSPSAGGPNYGKLVMFSGDANFVAGAHALLNKDSEIGRGGFGVVYRTVLRDGRSVAIKKLTCSGLIKSQEDFEREVKTLGKIRHRNVVSLEGYYYDPSLQLLIYEYVPSGSLHRLIHDASTDNCLTWRQRFNIILGMAKGLAYLHQMNVVHYNLKSTNILLDGSGEPRLGDFGLARLLPALDRCVLSSKIQSALGYMAPEFACRTVKITEKCDVYGFGILVLEVVTGRRPVEYMEDDVAVLCDVVRSALDEGRIEECVDERLRNSFPAEEVIPVVKLGLICASQVPSNRPDMSEVVNILELIQCPSEGQEDIE